From the genome of Pseudomonas sihuiensis:
TTTCTCGTTTTTGCCTAGGGGTTGCAATATTTATGTAGCGAAATAGTGAGCGACCTACAGGTTGTGTGAAAGCGTAGCGAGCGAAGGTGAGGCAATACCGATGGCGGCCCCGCAAAAACAGGCGAGAAAGCGCAGTTTACGACTGTAAATGAGCATTTTTAGCCTGTTTTTAACGCAGCATCACCGAGTGCAGTAGTTTTCACGCAGCCTGCTACAGGCGGAATTCGTGGCCCAGGTAAACCTCTTTCACCGTCTGGTTGGCGAGGATGGTCTCGGCGTCACCTTCGGCGATCAGCTGTCCATCGTTGACGATGTAGGCGGTCTCGCAGATGTCCAGGGTTTCGCGCACGTTGTGATCGGTGATCAGGATGCCGATGCCCTTGGTCTTGAGGTGATGGATGATCTGCTTGATGTCGCCCACGGAGATCGGGTCGACCCCGGCAAAGGGTTCGTCGAGCAGGATGAACTTGGGGTTGGTGGCCAGAGCGCGAGCAATCTCCACGCGGCGTCGCTCACCGCCGGACAGGCTCATGCCGAGGCTGTCGGCGATATGGTGGATATGGAATTCCTGCAGCAGGCTTTCCAGTTCCGCCTGGCGCCCGGCGCGGTCCAGGTCCTTGCGCGTTTCGAGGATGGCCATGATGTTGTCGGTCACCGACAGCTTGCGGAAGATCGAGGCTTCCTGCGGCAGGTAGCCGATGCCGGCGCGCGCGCGACCGTGCATGGGCTGGTGACTGACGTCGAGGTCGTCGATCAGCACGCGGCCCTGGTCGGCGCGTACCAGGCCGACGATCATGTAGAAGCAGGTGGTCTTGCCTGCGCCGTTGGGGCCGAGCAGACCGACGATCTGACCGCTTTCGATGCTCAGGCTGACGTCACGCACGACCTGGCGGCTCTTGTAGCTTTTCGCCAGGTGTTGGGCTTTGAGAATGGCCATTACTGCTGCTGATCCGCGGGTTTGTTCTTCGGTTGGATGACCATGTCGATACGCGGGCGCGGCGTGCTGACGTTGCCGCCTGTTGCGCGGCCGGCGTTGACGATCTGGCGGCGGGTGTCATAGACGATCTTCTCGCCTTCGAAGGTATTGCCTTCCTGAATCACCTTGGCCTGGTCGATCAGTACGATGCGCTCATTGCTGGCGAAGTACTGGATGGTCTTGCCGTAGGCCTTGACGATGTCCTTGTCCACGGCAGGCTTCTGCTCGTAATAAGCCAGGTTGCCCACCGAGGTGAAGACGTCGATATCGCCGCTGGCGGTCTGGGTGATGGTGACGGTGTCACCCGTGATCTTCAGGGTGCCCTGAGTGATGATCACGTCGCCGCGGTAGACGGCTACACCTTGTCGGTCATCCAGTTCGGCGCTGTCGGCCTGGATGCGGATCGGTTGATCACGATCCGATGGCAGTGCCCAGGCAGCCGCGCTTCCCAATACGGCGCCGAGGCTGAGAATCAGGGGGAGGGTATTAACGAACCTCATGCTGGCCTCTTACGTTGGACTGCAGGAGCATCCTGCCGTCATTCAAGTACGCTTTCATTCCTTGTGCCGTGGTCACCCCATTGGCCGCGACGATTCTAACGGCTTGCTCGGTCTGCGCATATTCCTTGTCAGGAATAACCGTCATGCGGCTGCTGGTGATAACGGTGGGGCGGTTCTTGGCGTCGGTGCGGGCGATGCGCACGTCGTCGATCAGTTCTACCTCGACGCCGCCAGGCGAGACTTCGGCACGCTGGCTGGTGACTTCCCAGGGCAGCTCGGTGCCGCGATAGAGCTCCAGCTTGGGGGCGTCGATCAGGGTGATGTCGGTGCTTTTGATGTGCTCGAGCTTGTCCGCGGTCATGCGGTAGTGCAGTTTGCCGTCATCCTGGAACTGCACGGTGCGCGCGCCCACTGCATAGAAGTCAACGACGTTGTCGTCGCTGGCCCGCTGGGCTTGGCGTGTGCTGTCCGGGGCAAGGTTCCAGTAACCGAGTGCGGCCACGACGACTGCAATCAGAGCAAAGATCAGGGTGTTGAGGATTTTACGCGGCATGCTGTTCTCTACAGGTAGGCGGCCTGGGCCGCATCCAGTGTGCCCTGGGCACGCATGATCAGTTCGCAGAATTCCCGTGCCGCACCGTCGCCGCCGCGTGCCTGGGTTACGCCATGGGCGTGCTGGCGGACGAAGCTGTCGGCGCTGGCCACGGCCATGCCCAATCCGACACGGCGAATGACCGGAAGGTCCGGCAAGTCGTCGCCAAGATAAGCAACCTGTTCATAGCTTAGGCCGAGTTCGGCGAGCAGGCCGTCGAGTACCACGAGTTTGTCCTCGCGGCCCTGGAACAGGTGCTGGATGCCCAGGTTGTTGGCGCGGCGCTCCACCACCGGGGTCTTGCGCCCGCTGATGATGGCGGTGCGCACGCCCGAGTTG
Proteins encoded in this window:
- the lptB gene encoding LPS export ABC transporter ATP-binding protein; translated protein: MAILKAQHLAKSYKSRQVVRDVSLSIESGQIVGLLGPNGAGKTTCFYMIVGLVRADQGRVLIDDLDVSHQPMHGRARAGIGYLPQEASIFRKLSVTDNIMAILETRKDLDRAGRQAELESLLQEFHIHHIADSLGMSLSGGERRRVEIARALATNPKFILLDEPFAGVDPISVGDIKQIIHHLKTKGIGILITDHNVRETLDICETAYIVNDGQLIAEGDAETILANQTVKEVYLGHEFRL
- the lptA gene encoding lipopolysaccharide transport periplasmic protein LptA, whose amino-acid sequence is MRFVNTLPLILSLGAVLGSAAAWALPSDRDQPIRIQADSAELDDRQGVAVYRGDVIITQGTLKITGDTVTITQTASGDIDVFTSVGNLAYYEQKPAVDKDIVKAYGKTIQYFASNERIVLIDQAKVIQEGNTFEGEKIVYDTRRQIVNAGRATGGNVSTPRPRIDMVIQPKNKPADQQQ
- the lptC gene encoding LPS export ABC transporter periplasmic protein LptC — protein: MPRKILNTLIFALIAVVVAALGYWNLAPDSTRQAQRASDDNVVDFYAVGARTVQFQDDGKLHYRMTADKLEHIKSTDITLIDAPKLELYRGTELPWEVTSQRAEVSPGGVEVELIDDVRIARTDAKNRPTVITSSRMTVIPDKEYAQTEQAVRIVAANGVTTAQGMKAYLNDGRMLLQSNVRGQHEVR
- a CDS encoding KdsC family phosphatase, whose amino-acid sequence is MNDLLQRARAIKLAIFDVDGVLTDGRLYFLEDGSEFKTFNTLDGHGIKMLINSGVRTAIISGRKTPVVERRANNLGIQHLFQGREDKLVVLDGLLAELGLSYEQVAYLGDDLPDLPVIRRVGLGMAVASADSFVRQHAHGVTQARGGDGAAREFCELIMRAQGTLDAAQAAYL